The following are encoded together in the Candidatus Methylomirabilis oxygeniifera genome:
- the nuoF gene encoding NADH-quinone oxidoreductase chain F (NADH dehydrogenase I, chain F) (NDH-1, chain F) (Evidence 2a : Function of homologous gene experimentally demonstrated in an other organism; PubMedId : 12118882, 12923180, 12975362, 15175326, 15368583, 7565112, 9219542; Product type e : enzyme) encodes MSEKILTKRFEIPGYRGTLDEYEATGGYQAIAKVLKEHTPTSLIELVKRSGLRGRGGAGFPTGVKWGFVPKGSDLPKYLVCNADESEPGTFKDRELIMRDPHQLLEGILLGGFAIGCRAAYIYIRGELVAGARILEQAVSDAAARGLVGKDILGSRFSLDLHVHRGAGAYICGEETALLESLEGKRGLPRLKPPFPATSGLYRKPTVVNNVETLCNIPHIVMRGAEWFAGIGTPKSTGTRIFGVSGHVRRPGIYECRIDVPMRELIFEHAGGIREGRRLKAVIPGGSSVPVLTERHLDARMDFESLATAGSMAGSGGVIVMDDTTCMVRVGEIVSRFYHHESCGQCTQCREGTAWLHKTLRRIEEGRGRQADLDLLLDICDNMKGKTICPLSDAAAMPIESYLKYFRDEFEQHIVEHACPFGARAGV; translated from the coding sequence ATGAGCGAAAAGATCCTCACGAAGCGGTTTGAGATTCCGGGTTATCGAGGAACCCTCGACGAGTACGAGGCCACCGGGGGCTATCAGGCCATTGCGAAGGTGCTCAAAGAGCATACGCCCACCAGCCTGATCGAGTTGGTCAAGCGATCCGGGCTCAGGGGGCGCGGAGGCGCAGGCTTTCCTACCGGTGTCAAGTGGGGCTTTGTGCCTAAGGGTTCTGATCTACCCAAGTATCTCGTCTGTAATGCCGATGAGAGCGAGCCGGGGACGTTCAAGGATCGAGAACTGATTATGCGGGACCCGCACCAGCTCCTCGAAGGGATTCTGCTGGGCGGTTTCGCCATCGGGTGTCGGGCCGCCTATATCTACATTAGGGGCGAGCTTGTTGCGGGCGCCCGTATCCTGGAGCAGGCGGTCAGCGATGCGGCCGCCCGTGGTCTGGTTGGAAAGGATATTCTGGGGAGCCGCTTCAGTCTGGACCTCCACGTACACCGGGGCGCCGGCGCGTACATCTGCGGAGAGGAGACCGCCCTGCTGGAATCGTTGGAGGGCAAAAGGGGGTTGCCGCGGTTGAAACCCCCGTTTCCCGCCACGTCCGGGCTCTATCGCAAGCCCACCGTTGTGAACAATGTGGAAACGCTCTGCAACATCCCGCATATCGTGATGCGTGGGGCAGAGTGGTTCGCGGGCATCGGAACCCCGAAGAGTACAGGTACCAGGATTTTCGGGGTGAGCGGTCACGTTCGCCGACCAGGCATCTACGAGTGCCGGATCGATGTTCCGATGCGGGAGCTGATCTTCGAACATGCGGGCGGGATACGCGAGGGTCGACGCCTGAAGGCGGTGATTCCCGGTGGCTCCTCGGTGCCGGTGCTGACCGAGCGACACCTTGACGCCAGAATGGACTTTGAGTCGTTGGCGACGGCAGGTTCTATGGCCGGCTCCGGCGGCGTCATCGTGATGGATGACACTACCTGTATGGTACGGGTAGGTGAGATTGTTTCTCGATTCTATCATCACGAATCGTGTGGGCAGTGTACGCAGTGCCGGGAAGGGACGGCATGGCTGCACAAAACGCTGAGACGGATTGAAGAGGGTCGCGGGCGGCAGGCGGATCTTGATCTGCTCTTGGACATCTGTGACAACATGAAGGGCAAGACCATCTGTCCCTTAAGTGATGCCGCCGCCATGCCGATTGAAAGCTATTTGAAGTACTTTCGCGATGAATTCGAACAGCACATTGTGGAGCACGCCTGCCCGTTCGGAGCCCGGGCGGGAGTCTGA
- the nuoD gene encoding NADH-quinone oxidoreductase chain D (NADH dehydrogenase I, chain D) (NDH-1, chain D) (Evidence 2a : Function of homologous gene experimentally demonstrated in an other organism; PubMedId : 12118882, 12923180, 12975362, 15175326, 15368583, 7565112, 9219542; Product type e : enzyme), with product MTERRTMTINMGPQHPSTHGVLRLVLELDGEIIVRCTPHIGYLHTGMEKIAESKRYQQVIPITDRMDYLAPLSNNLAYVLAVEKLLGVEASPRAQVIRVMLTELTRIASHLVWLATHAIDIGAMSVFLYAFREREAILDMYEQVSGARMMSSYFRVGGLFADLPEGFEKTVQAFVTSFPDRLAEYEDLLTQNPIWLERTRGVGVIKPEDAVDLGLSGPSLRACGIAWDIRKSNPYSGYERFHFEMSRGTHGDVYDRYLCRIFEMQQSVAIVHQALECLPDGPVVIADPKLIPPPKPMVKQSMEALIHHFLLWSSGFTVPAGEVYQSVESPRGEYGVYLVSDGSNKPYRVHFRTPSFVNLQSLPRMAEGRLVADLVAIIGSIDIVLGEVDR from the coding sequence GTGACTGAGCGGCGCACCATGACCATCAACATGGGGCCCCAGCACCCCAGCACTCACGGCGTGCTGCGTCTGGTTCTGGAACTGGACGGAGAGATCATCGTTCGGTGTACGCCGCATATCGGCTACCTCCACACCGGGATGGAGAAGATTGCGGAAAGTAAGCGATACCAGCAGGTGATCCCGATTACGGACCGGATGGATTACCTGGCCCCACTCAGCAATAACCTGGCGTATGTGTTGGCCGTCGAGAAGTTGCTTGGCGTTGAGGCTTCGCCGCGAGCCCAGGTCATCCGCGTGATGCTGACGGAACTGACCAGGATTGCCAGCCACTTGGTCTGGCTTGCGACACATGCCATCGACATCGGGGCGATGAGCGTCTTCCTGTACGCCTTTCGGGAACGTGAGGCGATCTTAGACATGTATGAACAGGTATCCGGGGCCCGGATGATGTCCAGCTACTTTCGGGTCGGCGGCCTGTTCGCCGATCTCCCCGAGGGGTTCGAGAAGACGGTCCAGGCATTTGTCACCAGCTTTCCCGATCGGCTGGCTGAGTACGAAGACCTGCTGACTCAGAATCCGATCTGGCTCGAGCGGACCAGAGGGGTCGGTGTGATCAAGCCGGAAGACGCCGTGGACCTAGGCTTAAGCGGTCCCAGTCTGCGGGCCTGCGGGATTGCGTGGGACATTCGCAAGTCGAATCCCTATTCGGGCTATGAGCGATTTCACTTCGAGATGTCCAGAGGAACTCACGGCGATGTCTATGATCGATACCTCTGTCGTATTTTCGAGATGCAACAGAGCGTCGCCATCGTTCACCAGGCCCTGGAATGCCTTCCGGATGGGCCGGTCGTGATCGCCGACCCGAAGCTGATCCCGCCTCCCAAGCCGATGGTGAAACAGAGCATGGAGGCGCTTATTCACCACTTCCTGCTCTGGTCGTCGGGATTTACCGTACCGGCAGGTGAGGTCTATCAGAGCGTCGAGTCCCCGCGTGGCGAGTACGGCGTCTATCTGGTGAGCGACGGCAGCAACAAGCCGTACCGTGTCCATTTTCGCACACCCTCCTTCGTCAACCTGCAATCGTTGCCGCGGATGGCGGAGGGGCGACTGGTAGCCGATCTGGTGGCGATCATCGGCAGCATCGACATTGTGCTTGGAGAGGTCGATCGGTGA
- the nuoH gene encoding NADH-quinone oxidoreductase chain H (NADH dehydrogenase I, chain H) (NDH-1, chain H) (Evidence 2a : Function of homologous gene experimentally demonstrated in an other organism; PubMedId : 12118882, 12923180, 12975362, 15175326, 15368583, 7565112, 9219542; Product type e : enzyme), giving the protein MPEGAFFVIMVTKIVVVFGLMLLSVTYLTWVERKVIGDIQVRLGPMRVGPHGLLQPIADGIKLLFKEEIIPHAADRTLYVLAPVVTLIPAFISFAVIPFGDQVRLFGQTIDLVITDVNIGLLYVFGVASLGIYGIVLGGWASNNKYALLGGLRSSAQMISYELSLGLSVVGVVMLSQSLSLVEIVGAQARTWFVILQPIGFLIFLICAVAETNRAPFDLPEAETELVAGFHVEYSSMKFAMYFMAEYANMITVSAMTTTLFLGGWRGPWLPPVVWFLIKLYLLIFLFIWLRGTLPRFRYDQLMRFGWKVLLPVALANIMITAVFVALR; this is encoded by the coding sequence ATGCCAGAGGGCGCCTTCTTTGTCATCATGGTGACGAAGATCGTCGTAGTCTTTGGGTTAATGTTGCTGAGTGTCACCTATCTGACCTGGGTGGAGCGGAAGGTTATCGGCGACATCCAGGTCCGGCTCGGACCGATGCGGGTCGGCCCACATGGGCTCTTGCAGCCGATCGCCGACGGGATCAAGCTCCTGTTCAAGGAGGAGATCATTCCCCATGCGGCAGACCGAACGCTCTACGTTCTGGCCCCCGTGGTTACACTGATCCCTGCCTTCATCTCCTTCGCAGTGATTCCCTTCGGAGACCAGGTCCGACTCTTCGGGCAGACCATCGACTTAGTGATCACCGACGTCAATATCGGGCTGCTGTATGTATTCGGTGTGGCCTCGCTCGGGATCTATGGGATCGTCCTGGGAGGGTGGGCCTCAAACAACAAGTACGCGCTGCTCGGGGGGCTGCGCTCCTCAGCCCAGATGATCAGTTACGAGCTCTCCCTGGGTCTGTCGGTGGTGGGCGTGGTGATGCTGTCCCAGTCACTCAGCCTGGTGGAGATTGTAGGCGCTCAAGCCAGGACGTGGTTTGTCATCCTTCAGCCGATCGGGTTCCTCATCTTTCTGATCTGTGCCGTCGCCGAGACCAACCGCGCCCCCTTTGATCTGCCGGAGGCCGAGACGGAACTGGTGGCCGGCTTCCACGTCGAGTACAGCTCGATGAAGTTCGCGATGTATTTCATGGCCGAGTACGCCAACATGATCACCGTGTCGGCCATGACGACAACGCTGTTTCTGGGCGGGTGGAGGGGGCCGTGGTTGCCGCCGGTCGTCTGGTTTCTCATCAAGCTCTATCTGCTGATTTTTCTCTTTATCTGGCTTCGGGGCACGCTGCCTCGCTTCAGATACGACCAACTGATGCGATTCGGGTGGAAGGTACTGCTGCCCGTCGCGCTGGCCAACATTATGATAACGGCCGTGTTTGTGGCGTTGAGGTAG
- the nuoA gene encoding NADH-quinone oxidoreductase chain A (NADH dehydrogenase I, chain A) (NDH-1, chain A) (Evidence 2a : Function of homologous gene experimentally demonstrated in an other organism; PubMedId : 12118882, 12923180, 12975362, 15175326, 15368583, 7565112, 7730262; Product type e : enzyme): MLISYLPIFILILLAAGFALVTLLLSHVLGPRRPTRSKLTPYECGIDPVGSARERFSVKFYLVAMLFIIFDIEIVFLYPWAVILNSLKLFGLIEMILFLGILLIGLLYVWKKGGLEWVT, translated from the coding sequence GTGCTGATTTCGTATCTGCCGATCTTTATCCTGATCCTGTTGGCGGCCGGTTTTGCCCTCGTGACCCTCCTTCTATCACATGTACTCGGGCCGCGGCGGCCTACTCGATCCAAGCTTACCCCGTACGAGTGCGGGATTGATCCGGTCGGTTCCGCTCGAGAGCGGTTTTCGGTCAAGTTTTACCTGGTCGCGATGTTGTTTATCATCTTCGACATCGAGATCGTATTCCTGTACCCATGGGCGGTGATCCTGAACAGTCTCAAACTGTTCGGGTTAATAGAAATGATTCTCTTCCTCGGCATCCTCCTGATCGGACTCCTGTATGTCTGGAAGAAGGGGGGCCTGGAATGGGTCACGTAA
- the nuoE gene encoding NADH-quinone oxidoreductase subunit E 2 (NADH dehydrogenase I subunit E 2) (NDH-1 subunit E 2), protein MTEETIQRILSRYPERRSALLPLMHLCQEEGGYLTADAMRELAARLDLPPIQVAEVAMFYDMFRLKPGGQREIWVCHNLSCALLGAEQVIRRLEEVLGVSAGETTPDGLFTIKRVECLAACGRAPAIQVGSDYYGPVSHGEVETLVARLRKQVAAGNQQSAQSIESTQQTQ, encoded by the coding sequence ATGACCGAAGAAACGATTCAGCGCATCCTATCGCGATACCCTGAGCGCCGTTCCGCCCTGTTGCCGCTGATGCACTTATGCCAGGAGGAGGGGGGGTATCTGACAGCGGATGCCATGCGTGAGCTGGCCGCTCGTCTTGACCTGCCGCCGATCCAGGTGGCGGAGGTGGCCATGTTCTACGACATGTTTCGCCTGAAGCCTGGTGGGCAGCGAGAGATCTGGGTCTGCCACAATCTGAGCTGTGCGCTCTTAGGCGCCGAACAGGTGATTCGGCGCCTTGAAGAGGTGCTGGGGGTCAGCGCGGGAGAGACGACACCGGATGGTCTGTTTACCATCAAGCGGGTTGAGTGCCTTGCGGCTTGTGGACGTGCTCCGGCGATCCAAGTGGGATCGGATTACTACGGTCCGGTTTCGCACGGTGAAGTTGAGACGCTGGTTGCACGGCTGCGAAAGCAGGTGGCTGCCGGCAATCAGCAGTCAGCTCAGTCTATTGAGTCGACCCAACAGACTCAATGA
- a CDS encoding NADH-quinone oxidoreductase, with translation MGHVKGAEENHTVSRLRERFPEATFSTRSFRNETTLLVRLGDLIRFCRYLKEDPGLLYDFLSDLTAVDRFGDHPRFEVVYHLYSLQYKQRIRLKVHVEEGEAVPSVTTVWGVADWHEREVFDMFGIRFEGHPDLRRILMPEGWEGCPLRKDYPGQASPKWWEEGAAGD, from the coding sequence ATGGGTCACGTAAAGGGGGCGGAGGAGAATCACACCGTTTCGAGGCTGCGAGAACGGTTTCCTGAAGCGACCTTCTCGACCAGGAGCTTTCGTAACGAAACGACCCTCCTTGTCAGGCTTGGCGACCTCATTCGCTTCTGTCGCTACCTGAAGGAGGATCCCGGCCTTCTCTACGATTTCCTTTCTGATCTCACCGCTGTCGATCGATTCGGAGACCACCCGCGTTTCGAGGTGGTCTACCATCTCTATTCCCTTCAGTACAAACAGCGGATCCGGCTCAAGGTGCACGTCGAGGAAGGTGAGGCGGTGCCCAGCGTCACGACCGTCTGGGGTGTCGCCGATTGGCATGAACGTGAAGTGTTCGATATGTTCGGCATTCGCTTTGAGGGGCACCCCGATCTCCGGAGGATCCTTATGCCGGAGGGGTGGGAGGGCTGTCCGCTCCGGAAGGACTACCCGGGGCAGGCCTCGCCGAAATGGTGGGAAGAGGGGGCGGCAGGTGACTGA
- the nuoK gene encoding NADH-quinone oxidoreductase chain K (NADH dehydrogenase I, chain K) (NDH-1, chain K) (Evidence 2a : Function of homologous gene experimentally demonstrated in an other organism; PubMedId : 12118882, 12923180, 12975362, 15175326, 15368583, 7565112, 9219542; Product type e : enzyme): MSATVPLSAYLILSAALFVIGVAGVLIRRNALVIFMSIELMLNAVNLTFVAFSRFLHSMDGQIIVLFVMAVAAAEVAVGLAIIIALYRNKESLNVDEINLLKG, translated from the coding sequence ATGAGCGCGACTGTTCCTCTGAGCGCGTACCTGATCTTGAGCGCCGCTCTCTTCGTCATCGGGGTCGCCGGGGTACTGATTCGGCGCAACGCGCTGGTGATCTTTATGTCGATCGAGCTGATGTTGAACGCGGTCAATCTTACCTTTGTGGCGTTCTCGAGGTTTCTCCACTCGATGGATGGGCAGATCATTGTGTTGTTTGTGATGGCGGTGGCGGCGGCCGAAGTGGCAGTAGGGCTGGCCATCATCATTGCGCTGTACAGAAACAAAGAGTCCCTGAATGTGGACGAGATTAATCTACTGAAAGGATAG
- a CDS encoding ATP synthase subunit C, membrane-bound, F0 sector; DCCD-binding (modular protein) — translation MSRTQGALALLLVTVMLTFGSQMAFAAEGAAAESSGTSGSSMFFVVSVLTGGFAMAIASGAAAIGQSRAIVSALEAMGRQPAAAPKIQVAMIIGLALIESLAIYVLLVALIIFFANPFIKYVVPGA, via the coding sequence ATGAGTCGTACGCAAGGAGCGCTCGCGCTGCTGTTGGTCACGGTGATGTTGACATTTGGGTCCCAGATGGCATTTGCCGCTGAAGGGGCTGCGGCTGAGTCGTCCGGTACATCGGGTAGTTCGATGTTCTTTGTCGTCTCAGTCCTTACGGGTGGATTTGCCATGGCGATCGCCTCTGGTGCGGCAGCTATCGGCCAGAGCCGAGCCATCGTCAGCGCGCTGGAAGCGATGGGACGGCAGCCGGCCGCAGCGCCGAAGATCCAGGTGGCGATGATCATCGGCCTCGCGCTCATCGAGTCGCTGGCTATCTATGTCTTGCTCGTCGCTCTGATCATCTTCTTTGCGAACCCCTTCATTAAGTACGTGGTACCTGGTGCATAG
- the nuoN gene encoding NADH-quinone oxidoreductase chain N (NADH dehydrogenase I, chain N) (NDH-1, chain N) (Evidence 2a : Function of homologous gene experimentally demonstrated in an other organism; PubMedId : 12118882, 12923180, 12975362, 15175326, 15368583, 7565112, 9219542; Product type e : enzyme) — protein MTQVFNMADLSTTSPEVILSLVAMGILALDFIAPKGGRDWLGYLSIVGVLGTFIVLIRQWGVTQSAFSGQYISDPFAFFFKIVFLVSAALILLMSIGYLKSERIDKGEFYPLILFATLGMMLMVSAVDLLILYIGLEMMSISIYILAGFMKRERRSSEAALKYLLMGGFSSAIMLYGIVMLYGLTGTIGLREIASMISADTASNPALILGMVMLVAGFGFKIAAVPFHMYIPDVYEGAPTPVAALLSAASEVAGLAILMRVFLVAIPGLQDRWTLLFYVLSLLTMTIGNVVAIAQSNVKRMLAYSSIAHIGYLLIGLVAGRELGISAVLLYTLIYAMMTLGAFAMVILLCVGEVKGERIDDFTGLAQRSPMAAAVMLIFLLSLAGVPPTAGFVGKFYLFGAAIERGYVWLAIIAVINSAISLFYYMKVVVAMYMRDLPPQGLTLSSSAPLRLALFVTLVATIAIGIYPGPFLELARASVAGLW, from the coding sequence ATGACTCAAGTATTCAACATGGCCGATCTCTCCACAACCTCGCCGGAGGTGATCCTGAGCCTCGTGGCTATGGGGATCCTTGCGCTCGATTTTATCGCCCCTAAAGGCGGACGAGACTGGCTGGGATATCTGAGCATCGTTGGCGTCCTTGGCACCTTCATCGTCCTGATCCGCCAATGGGGGGTGACGCAGTCCGCCTTCAGCGGGCAATATATCAGCGATCCGTTCGCATTCTTCTTTAAGATCGTATTTCTGGTCTCTGCCGCGCTGATCCTGCTGATGTCGATCGGCTACCTGAAGAGCGAACGGATCGACAAGGGCGAGTTCTACCCTCTCATCCTCTTCGCCACGCTCGGCATGATGCTGATGGTTAGCGCCGTCGATCTCCTGATCCTGTATATCGGCCTGGAGATGATGTCGATTTCTATATATATTCTGGCCGGTTTTATGAAGCGGGAACGACGCAGCAGCGAAGCCGCCCTGAAGTATCTGCTGATGGGTGGATTTTCTTCTGCGATTATGCTGTACGGCATCGTCATGTTGTATGGCCTGACCGGTACTATCGGCCTGAGAGAGATCGCCTCAATGATCTCAGCGGACACCGCCTCGAATCCTGCGCTTATCCTGGGCATGGTGATGCTGGTCGCCGGATTCGGATTCAAGATCGCGGCGGTCCCGTTCCACATGTATATCCCTGATGTGTATGAGGGCGCTCCGACCCCTGTGGCGGCTCTTCTATCGGCCGCTTCAGAGGTTGCTGGTCTCGCCATTCTCATGCGGGTCTTTCTGGTGGCCATTCCGGGCCTGCAGGATCGCTGGACGCTTCTCTTTTATGTCTTGTCGTTGCTCACGATGACCATCGGCAATGTTGTGGCAATCGCGCAGAGCAATGTCAAGCGAATGCTCGCCTACAGCTCGATCGCGCACATCGGGTACCTGCTGATCGGGTTGGTGGCGGGACGGGAGCTGGGGATCTCAGCCGTGTTGCTGTATACCCTGATCTACGCCATGATGACACTGGGCGCCTTTGCCATGGTCATCCTGCTCTGCGTAGGAGAGGTGAAAGGGGAGCGCATTGACGACTTCACCGGCCTGGCGCAGCGCAGTCCGATGGCGGCCGCCGTCATGTTAATCTTCCTCCTTTCATTGGCGGGAGTTCCGCCGACCGCCGGCTTCGTTGGGAAGTTCTATCTGTTCGGCGCCGCTATCGAACGAGGGTATGTCTGGCTTGCGATCATTGCCGTCATCAATTCAGCCATTTCGCTCTTCTACTACATGAAGGTGGTGGTGGCGATGTATATGCGGGACCTGCCGCCACAGGGCCTGACCCTGAGCTCTTCTGCACCGTTGCGGCTGGCGCTGTTCGTAACCCTGGTCGCCACCATCGCTATCGGCATCTACCCCGGCCCGTTTCTGGAGTTAGCCAGGGCCTCGGTCGCCGGGCTCTGGTAG
- a CDS encoding conserved exported protein of unknown function (Evidence 4 : Homologs of previously reported genes of unknown function), producing the protein MKDDQTRLWRQLAGLSSLGITFAASIAIGAAIGIALDRWLGTSPWLMILFFIFGVAAGFTNLMKDLKHWGS; encoded by the coding sequence ATGAAGGACGATCAGACTCGACTGTGGCGGCAGCTCGCAGGACTGAGTTCACTGGGGATCACGTTCGCCGCTTCGATTGCGATCGGGGCCGCTATCGGGATTGCCTTGGATCGCTGGCTGGGGACGTCGCCGTGGCTCATGATTCTGTTTTTCATCTTCGGGGTTGCGGCCGGCTTTACCAATCTCATGAAGGATCTCAAGCATTGGGGGAGTTGA
- the nuoJ gene encoding NADH-quinone oxidoreductase chain J (NADH dehydrogenase I, chain J) (NDH-1, chain J) (Evidence 2a : Function of homologous gene experimentally demonstrated in an other organism; PubMedId : 12118882, 12923180, 12975362, 15175326, 15368583, 7565112, 9219542; Product type e : enzyme), whose product MEWLVFVPLAAMALVTAALVIVLRNPVYCALSLVGTFLALSGIYLLLQAQFIAVVQVIVYAGAIMVLFLFVVMLLDLGHELPAWLQRDRSRFLLGVGAAALLLLELAIPIGSNDSRAPQGPYTSEVVGAIGNAQLVGRLLFTDFLIPFEITSVILLIAIIGAMVLARR is encoded by the coding sequence ATGGAATGGCTGGTGTTTGTGCCGCTGGCCGCAATGGCGCTTGTCACTGCAGCACTGGTCATCGTCCTGCGAAACCCGGTCTACTGCGCCCTCTCGCTGGTTGGGACGTTCCTCGCGCTGTCAGGAATCTATCTGCTGTTGCAGGCGCAATTCATCGCTGTTGTGCAGGTGATCGTCTACGCCGGGGCGATCATGGTCCTGTTCCTGTTTGTGGTGATGCTGCTCGATCTGGGGCATGAACTGCCCGCTTGGCTGCAGCGAGATCGGTCCAGGTTCCTGCTTGGTGTTGGTGCGGCCGCCCTCCTGCTGCTTGAGTTGGCGATCCCCATCGGCTCCAATGATTCTCGTGCACCCCAGGGTCCCTATACATCCGAGGTTGTAGGTGCCATCGGAAATGCTCAGCTCGTCGGCCGCCTCTTATTCACCGATTTTCTCATCCCATTTGAGATTACCTCCGTCATCCTCCTTATCGCCATTATCGGCGCTATGGTCTTGGCTAGGAGATAA
- a CDS encoding ATP synthase A chain, with the protein MEHHPTVFQIPNFLGAIGIPGAWIPEHIAMAWLVMAILIIVSYLATRQLQAVPGPVQNFMEVVVETFTDLLTQMIGHNGKRYLPLIGTAGLFILVGNLLGAFPGLKPPTANLNTTAALAITIFLSYNYFGIREQGIAAYLRHFCGPILWLAPIMFPIELIGHLARPISLSIRLFGNIFGEESVIAILLSLIWLGIPYIIYLGIMMPLSLFTSFVQAFIFVMLSMVYIAGAVHVEHEEHH; encoded by the coding sequence ATGGAGCATCACCCTACAGTCTTTCAGATTCCAAATTTTCTTGGGGCGATCGGGATTCCTGGGGCCTGGATACCGGAGCATATCGCGATGGCATGGCTGGTCATGGCGATTCTGATTATTGTGTCGTATCTGGCGACGCGGCAGCTCCAGGCGGTGCCGGGGCCGGTCCAGAACTTCATGGAGGTTGTGGTCGAGACGTTTACGGACCTGCTCACGCAGATGATCGGACACAACGGGAAACGGTACCTCCCTTTGATCGGGACGGCTGGTCTCTTCATCCTCGTCGGGAATCTTTTGGGCGCGTTTCCCGGTCTCAAGCCCCCGACGGCCAATCTCAACACGACGGCCGCTCTCGCCATCACCATATTCCTCTCCTATAACTATTTCGGTATACGGGAACAGGGGATCGCGGCCTATCTCCGTCATTTCTGCGGACCGATCCTGTGGTTGGCGCCCATCATGTTTCCCATTGAGCTGATCGGCCATCTCGCCCGGCCGATCTCTCTATCGATCCGGTTGTTCGGCAACATTTTTGGGGAAGAAAGCGTTATCGCCATCCTGCTGTCGCTGATCTGGTTAGGTATTCCGTATATCATCTATCTGGGTATCATGATGCCCCTGAGCCTCTTCACCAGTTTTGTCCAGGCCTTCATCTTTGTCATGCTTTCCATGGTCTATATTGCCGGAGCCGTTCACGTCGAACACGAGGAGCACCACTAA